One window of the Eucalyptus grandis isolate ANBG69807.140 chromosome 6, ASM1654582v1, whole genome shotgun sequence genome contains the following:
- the LOC104453781 gene encoding uncharacterized protein LOC104453781 — protein sequence MRAPGQDEQARRRPVPGPAQAVRREAGRAGTRGGGYRFLREYEFSPSRTPLIHRYYRKKLKLKLNGRGRRLKEDVRSLLVLCSCLGRGIPSSGWEEEDRFFGAGTFIEPAREALDEEDGGDSVDLRAEMFIRRFYEEMRMQRRLSI from the coding sequence ATGCGCGCGCCTGGTCAGGACGAGCAAGCGCGTCGCCGTCCCGTGCCTGGCCCTGCTCAGGCGGTCCGCCGCGAGGCCGGGCGGGCTGGAACGCGCGGGGGCGGCTACCGGTTCCTCCGGGAGTACGAGTTCTCCCCTTCCAGGACCCCGCTCATCCACCGCTACTACAGGAAGAAGCTGAAGCTGAAGCTGAACGGGAGGGGTAGGAGGTTGAAGGAAGACGTCCGGTCGCTCTTGGTCCTGTGCAGCTGTCTGGGGAGGGGGATTCCGTCGTCAGGTTGGGAGGAGGAAGACCGTTTCTTTGGCGCGGGGACATTCATCGAGCCGGCGCGCGAGGCGTTGGACGAGGAGGACGGCGGCGATTCGGTCGACCTGAGAGCGGAGATGTTCATCAGGAGATTCTACGAAGAGATGAGGATGCAGAGGCGGCTCTCCATTTAG